The Gloeobacter violaceus PCC 7421 DNA window CGATTCGACGGACCTTTGCCGGGGTTGCGCTGCTCGCAGGTACCTACCGCGGCAGCGGCACCGCCTCGACGGTGGTCCGCTGGGAGGACGACGGCTGGCAGGTACTACGTCAAGGTGATTTCAAATTGTGAAAAATTGCAAAGCAGGTGCCCGTTGCCGCGACGGTAAACGCATGCGATCAGGGGCGATGGCGCGAAATGAATTTTTCGTATTCGGCCTGGCTTTGGTAGAGCAAATTGTGGCAATGGTTGCTGGTATCGAGGGCGCTCGGCAACAGTTTGCGGGCCTGCAACGCCATGTGCAACTGCAGATGGGCCACGTAACCGCCGATTTCGCCGGCGGCTTCGATCGGGTTGTGCGGATGCAGCGGTGTACTCAAGGGGCTCTCCTAACTCTCGCCAACTGCTCGTGAGCCCACGTTACCATGCAGTATTAACGCCGGTAAGACCGCGCAACACTCCTTAACGCTCCGACAACCACTCCAGGAAACAGGATACTTTTGGTTCGGTATGGCCTCCCGCTGGAACCCGCAGCCCACTCCGTCCCACCTCCACCCGGAGGTGCGCGCCCTGGTCGGTGAATACGGCGCAAGGGCGCTGGGATCTCTGGGAATTGGCGATCCCCAGTCGGCAAGGGCGTTTCTGTGGCCCGAGCGATCCCCGCTCGGGCATTGTCCTACCTGGCCGGAACTTGAGAGGGCGGCGCAGTGGATTGCACAGACAATTTCTGAAGGAAAATCGATCACTCTCCAGACTGCCGATCGCTTCGAGAGTGCGGTAGCGGCGCTCCTGCTGCAGGAGGCGCTGCGGGAGGCGGGGACGGAACTTACGGTAGTTGCTGGTGCGCAGCCTGTGGCGCAGAGCTTGCTGATCGCCGTGGGCTCGATGCCCGCCGCACCGCCCGGTTGTCGGACGATCGCCATCGAAGCGCGCTTGGGCGAGGCGTCCGGTGAGGGTCTGGTAGCCCTCAATGCGCTGCAACTGGCGCTCGATCACCCGCTGCGGTTTCTGCCGGAGGCGGCGGTAGCCTGGATGCTGGTGGAGGCGTTGCTTGGCCAACTGAATAGACAACCGCCTCCCGATCGATGGGCGGATCTGTTGCTGGCCGGGTGTGTGGCGGGGTTGGTCTCCCTTGCCCATTGCCGGCCACAGGTGCTGGCGGGTTTGGCCCAAGACGGCGGCGGATCGCATCCGTTGCTGGCGGCACTGATAAGCTCCCACCGCCGGCAGATCTTCAAGATGGCGGCACCGCTCGACGCCCTGGGTGCCCGGGCGACGGCCTGGCTTGCGGGCGAATCCGATGGGGGCTGGGAGCCGCTATGGCGAGAGCACGAGGCCCGCATCGCCCGGGTGGTGCAGGAGGGGGCGCTTGCCATCGAGAGCCTGGGCCTGCAATCGCAGGGGGTCGCGGTGCTCGCCCGGGTCCACTGGCCCCGGCAGGCTCTGTCCCTGGCGGCAGCCAGGCTCGCGGGGCGCTACGGCCTGGCGGTGGTGTTGATCGCTTGCCCGGAGGCAGAAGCGCTTGCCCACGGCTCGGGTTACGCGCCGGAAGGTACCGACTTGATCGCTGCTCTAGCGGCGCTCAGGCCGCTATGGGTAGAGGCGGGCGGGCGGCCGGAGGCGGTGCGCCTGGTGTGCGAAAGCCGGTGGGTCGCCGCGCTGCAAAGGGAACTCGGCCGCGAGATCGCCCGGCGGGTTGCCCGCGAGAGACTGGAGCCTCCAGTGGCCATCGCGATTGACGCGGAGACCACTCTCGATTTGCCCGCCGAACTCGACCGGGCCTTTCATGAACTGGAGCGGCTCGCTCCTTTTGGACCCGGACGGCCTCGCCCGCGGGTGGCGGTGCGCAACTATCGGCCGCAATGGACACTCTCCCGCGACGGGCGGCATCTGGAGTGCAAAATTGGCCCGCGCACGCTGCGGCTGCGCGACGGGGCCGAGGAGCGCGCCCGCCGGCAGGAGGCGGGTCTGATGGAACTCATCTTCGAGATGGAGCCGTGGGAGGCGAATCTCTGGTGGGGACGGCTGCACGCGGTGCAGCCCGCGGAGGCTCGCCCGGCGCTCCCCGCCGAAGCCGGGCGGCAGATCCAGGTGGAAGATTTTCGGCGGATGGGCGCGACACTGCCCGATGCGCTCCCGGCGCTCATCTTGCGGGAGTGGCCGCTCTGCGCCGAGGAACTCTCGGTGCTGCTCAGGCAAAGCCCCTGGTCGACGGTGGTGCTCGCCGGCCGGAGCCGCGATTGGTCGCGGGTGCACGCGCGGCTGCCGGTGCTGGTCCAGCGCTGGGAGCAAGGGGAGCGCTTGCCGGAGGCGCTTGCCGATTCGGAATTGCCCGAGCCGGTCGTTGTGCGCATTGTGGCGCGCTGCCGAGCGGGCGGTGCTGTGGCCCGGGCGGCTTGTGCCGTACTGCGCGAAGCCAGTGCCTTCCAGCGCTGGCTGGATGCGGCCCCGGCGGCGGAAATTGCCCGGCTGTGCAACCGGCTGGTTCAGGATGGCTGAGGCGGTGGTCGGCTGGCCGCGCGGCGGTCTGAGCGGGGCGTGCCTGGAGCGCTACCGCGAACTGATGGCCACTGGGGTGGCGCCCGAGCGCATCGTGGTGCTGGCGGCGGGCCGCGAGGAAGCCCAGCGGATGAGTGCCCGTCTGGAGGGTGCCTTCGAGCGCTTTGCCGGGCCTTTGCGCGTCGAGACATGGATGAGTTTTGCCGTGCGCATGCTCGCAGAATTCTGGGGGGAGGTGCTGGGCCGTGAGCCGACCCTGGGTACGACCTTCGAGCCGGTCGTGCTCGATTTTGCCCTGACGCGCCACTGCGTCGAGCGCGCCTGTGCCCTGTGTCCCGACCACGAGGCGCGGTTTGAAAACTGCGGTCTCAAAGAAGAGCGCGTCTGGGATCAAATCGCCAGTGCCGCCTGGATCGCCTGCACCTCCGGGATTTCCCTCGAAGCGGTGGGTGAACGGCTGAGAGCCGCCTGGCCCGACGGCGAGGATACTCAACGCCTCGCGCTGTTGGGAGCCTTGAGCTGCTGCGCTCGCCGCACCCGCGACTACATCCGCGAGCGCGGCGCCATCGACGCGGCCGGGGCGGTGGAGCTGTTCGGGCGCGTGGTGATGGGCCTGGATGCCTTCTGGGGCAGCTTCGATCACCTGGTGGTCGATCGCGCCGAGGACAGCTGCGCGGTGGCACTCGATTTGTTTGGTCGCTGCCAGGAGCGGGGGAAGGGGCTCTTTTTGGCCTATACCGTGGGCGGCGGCGGCTTGTACACCGGGGTGCCCCAACTGGCCGCCGAGTTCGTGGTCCGCCGCACGCGCTTTCGGTATCTGGACCGGCCGGATCCGGCCGGGGAGGCTCTGCGCTGGCTCGCCGACCGCATTGCCCGCCGGATCCACCCGGAGTTCAAAAATCCCCTGCCCGTGGCGGTGCCGGATCCGATTCCCCAGCCGGTTCTGCTGGAGGGACAGACGGTCATCGACGCCGCCGAGGCCGTCGCCGCCGCCATTCGCGCTCTGTTGGCCACCGGTGTCCTCCCGGGACGGATTGCCGTCGTTGCTCCGCTCATCGACGCCCCGGTGGCCACGGTGATCGAGAGTGTCCTCGGCCTGCCGCTGCATACGCCCCGCCCGCCCGCCTCCCTCCTTCAGCAGCCGCTGGTGCGCACCCTCCTCAGCGCCCTGGATCTGGCCTATCCGCAGTGGGGACGGTTTCCAACTTTTGGCGAGGTGCGCCTGATGCTCGGTCTGCTGCTGGATCTTGACCCGGTGCGCGCCGAGTTGCTCGCGGCCGACGTATTCGACCCGGTAGGCCGGGTCCTCAGAAGCCGCGAGGCGGTGCGCTATCCCGAGCGCGTCGGCTTCGAGAAGCTCGATCGCTATCAAGATCTGATCGATTGGTTGGCGGACAACCCGCAGCAGGACGCGCCCGATTGCACCCTGGGCAGGCTCTACACCGATCTGCTGACCGAAGTGATCTGCGAGCCGGCCGATCAGCAACTGCTCTTTGAACTGATGGGAATCGCCCGCCGCCTGCGCCTGAGCGGCATTGCCGCCGTGCCCCAGGGCCTGGGTGCAGTGCTGCGCTTTGCCCACGCGCCGCCCACCCGTCCACCGGCCTCCGACCGGTTGGTGTTCTCGACCCCCTGGAGCTATATCAACCAGGGCTTCGCGGCCGACTACCAGTTCTGGTTCGACATCACTTCCGAGCGCTGGTCGCGCCCGAGTTGGGTGGGACTCTACAACCACCGGGTGCTCACCCCCGAATGGGACGGTTGCCGCTACGACTACCAGCGCGACCAAAATAGCCGCACCCGACGATTGGCCCGGACCCTGTTCAATCTGTGCTGCCGCACCAGCCGGGGTCTCCACCTGGTGCGCTCGGCCCTCAGCGCCCGTGGCGAAGCCAACAGCGGCCAGCTCGATCGGTTGATTCTGTCCGCCGCAGAAAGGGCGATCTAATCGTGCGCCAGCGCTTTGCAGGCGGTCTGCAGCATCAACTGCGTGGGTGGCTTACAGCCTGTCCAGAAATAGAAGGCCGCTTCAGCCTGCCCTACGAGCATGCCCAGACCGTCGAAGGTTTGGAGCGAACGCGCCACCGCCAGCTGCAACAGCCGGGTTGGGCGCGGCCGGTAAATCAGGTCATAGACGCAGGCTTTTAGCGGCAGAGCCCCCAAATCTTCGAGCGGACTCGCTTCTGTGGCCGGGATCATGCCGACGGGCGTGGTGTTGATGAGTAACCCCGTCCCAGGCAGCAGCGATTCCAGCTGCTCCCAAAGATCAATTTCGACGGTGGCGGCGGGGTGCAGGTGCGATTTGAAAGCAGCCAGTTTGGCAGGGTCGCGGCCGACAACGTGGATGCGCGTGAATCCCAGTTGGGCACAGCCTAGGGCGACTGCGAGGGCGGAGCCGCCGCAGCCGAGGATAGTGGCCGCTCCTTGAAACGGCACCGTTTCGATCGGACCCATGAAGCCTTCGATATCGGTGTTGGTGCCGGTGAGGCTTCCGTCGGTCTCGACGCGCACGGTGTTGACCGCACCGGCGCCCTTGGCCTCGGGGGTGAGTGTGTCGAGCAAAGGTACGATCGCCTGCTTGTGGGGAATGGTGACGTTGAAGCCCACGAAGCCTGCGCGCCGCAAACCCGCCACCGCCTGGGGCAAATCGGCGGGGGCCACCGGCAGGGGCACGTAGACCAGATCAAGGCCGAGGCGGGCGAGGGCGGCGTTGTGCATCACCGGGGACAGCGAATGGCCGACCGGATACCCCAACAGGCCCAACAGCCGGGTAGTGCCGCGAATAGCTGGAGAGTCGGACATCGTATCGCGCCTGTGGGAAAAACGGGGCTCCCGCCGCTACGGGACTGATGTAGAGTAAGTGGTTACAGGGAACCGTTATATTCGCTACAGGTTAAGTCTATGCAAGCCACCGGAGCCTTCGCCGTCGTCGATAGTCTGTGCTGCCAGGGCGTCCGGCACATCTTCGGTTACCCCGGTGGGGCCATTTTGCCGGTCTACGACGAGATTTACAAGGCCGAGGCCGAAGGGCGGTTTCAGCACTTTCTGGTGCGCCACGAGCAGGGGGCGGCCCACGCCGCCGACGGCTACGCCCGGGCGACCGGCCGGGTGGGCGTCTGTGTGGCCACCTCCGGTCCCGGGGCGACGAATCTGGTGACGGGCATCGCCACGGCCCACATGGATTCGGTGCCGATGGTGGCGATTACCGGTCAGGTGCCGCGCCGGTCGATCGGTTCCGACGCCTTTCAAGAAGCCGATATTCTGGGCATCACCCTGCCCATCGTCAAGCACTCCTACGTCATCCGCAACACTGGGGACATCGGCCGCATCTTCAGCGAAGCCTTCCATATCGCAAGCAGCGGCCGGCCCGGCCCGGTGCTCATCGACGTTCCCAAGGACGTGGGCCAAGAAAGCTTCGAGTACACGCCGGTCCAGACGACGCCCAAAATTCCCGGGTACCGCCCAACCACACGGGGCAATCCCCGCCAGGTGGCGGCGGCGGCGAAGCTCATCCTCGAAGCGGACCGGCCTCTGCTTTATGTGGGTGGCGGCGCCATCTCCGCCGGGGCGCACGCCGAACTGATGCGCCTCGCGGAGCTGGGTTTGATCCCGACCACCACCACCTTGATGGGCAAGGGGGCCTTCCCTGAAGATCATCCGCTGGCCGTGGGCATGCTCGGCATGCACGGCACCGCCTACGCCAATTTCGCCGTCACCGAGTGCGATTTGCTCATCGCCGTGGGGGCGCGCTTCGACGACCGGGTGACCGGCAAACTGGATGAATTTGCCGCCCGCGCCCGCGTCATCCACATCGATATCGATCCGGCAGAGGTGGGCAAGAACCGGGGGCCGGAGGTGCCCATCGTGGGCGACGTCAAACTGGTGCTGCAGGATCTGATTAAAAAGCTCATCGAATTTCAGCCGCGCACCCGGGCGTGGCTGGAGCGCATCGAGCGCTGGAAAGCCGAGTATCCGCTGGAGGTGCCGAGCGATGGCACCCGGCTGTACCCACAGGAAGTGATGGTCGCCTTTCGCGAACTGGCTACCGACGCCTACTACACCACCGACGTCGGCCAGCACCAGATGTGGGCGGCGCAGTTTCTCAAAAACGGCCCCCGGCGCTGGATTTCCTCAGGCGGCCTCGGCACGATGGGCTACGGCTTTCCGGCGGCCATCGGCGTGCAGGTGGCACTGCCTGACGAAGACGTCGTGTGCATCTCCGGCGACGCCAGCTTTCAGATGAACCTACAAGAAATCGGCACGGCGGTGCAGTACGACCTGCCGGTCAAGGCCGCCATCGTCAACAACGGCTGGCAGGGCATGGTCCGCCAGTGGCAAGAATTTTTCTACGACCGCCGCTTCTCCCACTCCCACATGAAGCCCTCGATGCCCGACTTCGTCAAACTCGCTGAAGCGTTCGGGGCGGAGGGCATGGTCATCGATCACCCCGACCAGCTCAAAGAAGGCATCGAGGCGCTGATGGAGCGCGACCGGCCGGTGATTTGCGACTTTCATGTCGTCCCCGACGCCAACTGCTACCCGATGGTGCCCCCGGGCAAGGCCAACCACCAGATGGTCGGGCTGCCCAGGCCGTTGCCGATGCAGCCGCTCGAACTCATCTACTGCCCCAACTGCGGCACCAAAAATACCACCGCCAACCGCTTCTGCCCCGAGTGCGGCACCAAGCTTTAGCCGGGCACTTTCTGCCTGCTCAGGAGGGTTGTGGCTACGTCCCAAGCTGTGGCAAACAGATAGCTCATCGGGTTGTGAATTAATGTTGACGGAGCGATCCCCCTCGGATGGAAGCCCCTATATTAAAGGTGTCGTTAGTAGTTCTCCCTACCGCCCTGGAGCGAGCGACGAGTAAGCGACAAACGCTTTTCGAAAACTCAAACCTTGAAGCTGAAAACGCTCTACCTCCAGGTTCCTACCCTGATCATCGCGACTGCCCCAACCGAATACTGAAGCGTCCCAAGCTGTGGCGAATGGGAGTTCCGGTGAGCTTGCAAAAGCGGGAAACTCCATCGAGGTTCTAGATAAGAATCGGGACAATTTCAGTAGATGGTCTGGGGTTTTCGCTTGGGAAGATTTTCAAAGTTGCACCGCCTTGCGGACCTGGGCTAGTATAAAAAAGCCTGGGCCCGTGCGGCTCGGACGCCCGAACCGTGTCAGGACCTGACGGTAGCAGCACTAAGGGATGCTCTGGGCAGGCGCGTGGTTCCGGGTTTTTTCATGATCGTTTGTGCATTGACAGGTGCGGCCGTCAGGATTTACTCTTGATTGTTTGGTGGCGTAAGGGTTTGAGAGCTTTTGGCTAACGTAATCGTGGTCGGCGCCCAGTGGGGCGACGAAGGAAAGGGCAAGATCACCGATCTGCTCAGTGTCTCGGCGGATGTCGTCGTCCGCTACCAGGGAGGCATCAATGCCGGGCACACCGTTTGTGTCGGCGAGCAGACCTTCAAGTTGCATTTGATTCCCTCGGGCATCCTCTACCCCGAGACGTGCTGTGTGATCGCCTCCGGCACGGTGGTCGATCCCAAGGTTCTACTCGAAGAGATCCGGCACTTAGAAGAGCTGGGAATCTCGACAAAGAATTTGTTCATCGCCGAAACGGCCCACGTCACGATGCCCTACCACCGGCTCATCGACATCGCCGAGGAGGAGCGCCGGGGCAAAAACCGCATCGGCACCACTGGCCGCGGCATCGGCCCGACCTACGCCGACAAGTCCGGCCGCACGGGCTTTCGGGTGCTCGATTTGATGCAGCCGGAGGGCTTTCGCGAAAAACTCGAATGGATCGTGCCCCTCAAGAACGTCTTGCTCGAGAGGCTCTACAACCTGCCGCCGCTCGCGGTCGATCAAGTGGCTGAGCAGTACCTGGCCTACGCCGAGCAACTGAGGCCCTACGTTATCGACGCCTCGCTGCTGATTGATCAGGCGGTTCGCACCCACCGGAACATTCTCTTTGAGGGCGCCCAGGGCACCCTGCTCGATCTCGACCACGGCACCTACCCCTACGTCACTTCCTCCAACCCGGTGGCGGGCGGCGCCTGCGTCGGGGCGGGGGTTGGACCCACGATCATCGACCGGGTGATCGGGGTGGCCAAGGCCTACACCACCCGCGTCGGTGAAGGCCCGTTTCCGACCGAATTGCGCGACGAGGTCGGCCGCCACCTCGGGGAGCGCGGCGCCGAATTCGGCACCACCACCGGTAGGCCGCGCCGCTGCGGCTGGTTCGACGCGGTGATCGGCCGCTACGCCGTGCGCATCAACGGCCTCGACTGCCTGGCCATCACCAAGCTCGACGTGCTCGACGAACTGGAGAGCATCAAAGTCTGCGTCGCTTACCACTGCCCGAGCAAGACGGTCGAAGAATTTCCGAGCGACGCCAATCTGTTCGGTCGCTGCGAACCGGTCTACGAGACTCTGCCCGGCTGGAAAGAACCGACCGGCCACTGCCGCACCCTCGAGGAGTTGCCGCCCAAGGCACGCGACTATCTCGAATTTCTCGCCCACCAGATGAAGACGCCCATCGCCCTGGTCTCGGTCGGTGCCAACCGCGAGCAGACGATCATCGTCGAAGATCCGATCCACGGCCCCAAGCGCGGACTGCTCGGGCACAACGGCGATTAGGCCCGTGCGATCCCCGCGGCCACCGGTGACCTGGGCTGTACTTCCCTGCTAACCTGAGTCCAGTTTCAAGCCGGAAAAGGCATGCAGCAGCAGATAGGCATCTTCGAGGCAATTGTGCTCGGGTTTGTGCAGGGGATCACCGAGTACTTTCCCATCAGCAGCACCGCCCACCTGCGGGTCGTACCGGCCCTGCTGGGCTGGGCCGATCCGGGCACGGCCTATTCGGCGGTGATTCAGCTGGGCAGTCTGCTCGCGGTGCTCACGTATTTCTACAAAGATCTCGTCGAGATCCTCTCCGGGACGGTACGGGCTCTGCGCACCGGGGACACCCAATCGCGCGAGGTGCGCCTTTTCTGGGGAATTATTCTGGGCACGATCCCGATTGTGATCGCGGGACTCGCCCTCAAATCCACCCTCGAAGCCCCCGGCTCGCCGCTGAGAGCGCTCAGTGTGATCGCCGTCGCCTCGATTGTGATGGCGGCCTTGCTGTGGCTCTCGGAGAGTCTGGGCAAGCGGACGCGCACGATGAAGGGCATCCGGGTGATCGACGGCATCTTGATCGGCTGTGCCCAGGCGTTGGCCCTGGTACCGGGGGTCTCCCGCTCCGGTTCGACACTCACGGCCGCATTGTTTCTGGGCTTTCAGCGCGCGGACGGAGCGCGCTTCTCGTTTTTGCTCGCCATCCCGGCGATTTTTCTGAGTGGCCTGCTCGAACTGAAGGTACTGGTCGATGAAGGTTTCAGCGGCGGTATCGGTCCAATTGTGGCGGGCTTTGTCTCTTCGACGGTCTTCAGCTATCTGGCGATTGCCTGGCTGCTGAAGTTTTTGCAGACGCGCTCGACGCTCGTCTTTGTGATTTACCGGTTTTTCTTTGGCGCCCTGCTGCTGGGGCTGCTCGCAGCCGGGTTGCTGCCGGACATCGAGCCGGTGCGCCAGGCGCTCAATCTTCCATGATCCGGGGCACCTTAAAAAAGTCCTCGGCCCGCTCCGGCGCATTTTCGAGGATACCTTCGCGGTCCTCGAACACCACCAGCGCGTCCGGCCGCACGACGTTATGGACCTCGATGGCGCGGGTCGTGGGCGGTACGCCTTCAGTATCCACCTGCTGCAACTCGGCGATGTAGTCGAGGATCGCTCCCAGTTGCCGGGTGAACATTTCTTGTTCCTGCTCGGAAATCTCCAGGCGGGCCAGAAAGGCGACTTTTTTCACCTGTTCGCGGTCGATCATGCTGCAGTTCCCGGACGAGCGCACCTTCGGGATTATAGCCTCATGTCGCGCTCACTAGCCTTGGGGTGATCAAGATGATCTGCTCGGTGCGGTTGGCGGGGATGGGCACGCTGGTGCCGAGGCTGGTCAGATTGCCAAAGGCAACGGTCTGATTCGGCTGGAAGGTCAGGGTACTGTAAATAGAGCTTCTGGTGATGTCGATCGGCCTACCTGTATTACGATCCCGGGCGGCGGCGACCGAAGCATCAACCCTGATTTTTGTCAGAATATTGCCGTCCGGCAGTACGGCAGGTTCAAATTCCAGGCGGTTGCCAGCGCGCACGGTCGAAAAGGTCGGTGGTTTAGAGCGATCCTGTGGTGCAAGCGTAAAATTCATATCCAGTTGCGAGTCGAATCCGGCTCTCTCTCCACTGCCGACCGTCAGTTCCGTGTCCACCACCAGACGGCCGCGCCCGGCGCGCACCTGCTCGAAAATCGCTCGCCGCAAACGATTTGCATTTTCGGCAGAAGCCGGAGTCCCGGTGGTCGGTTGAGTACCGTAAATGGCTTTGCTGAGCGTCTGCAGCCCGGTGCCATCCAACTCGATAATTTGAATGCTGAAAACGATTTGCTGTGAAGGCTGGTCCAGCGATTTTGTTTTGCCAAAAGTGCGCCTAGTGGGATCGTCGGGCTGTTCCTGCGCAGATGTCGGGAGAGCAAGGAAGAACAATAAACATGGAAGGAGGGTAAGCGATTTTTTCCGCACGGGTGCACTCCGGGTAAAAAGTACCCACAGTCTATGGGTCGGTGCGGACAATTTGCACTCCCAAGCCAGGGCTAATTTTTGAGTGTCAACTGGTCGACCACTTGCACCACACCCTTGACGGATTGGGCGTCTTCGAGTGCCCGGCGCCGCTGGGCGTCGTTTTTGACCTCGCCGCGCAGGGTGACGACACCTTCGCTGCTTTGCACGTCGATAGCAAAGCTCTGCACCAGCGGGTCGGCAGCCAGGATGCCTTTGACTTTGGTGACGATGGCTGTGTCGCCGGCGGTGCGCTGCAGGTTGCGGCCGGTCTGGTCGATGTTGCGATCGACGCTCTCGGTGGCTTCCCGGGTCTGCTCGCGGATGGCCTGACCGGCGGCCTCGACCGAGCGCTCGGCATATTCGAGCGAACGCTCTGCCGATTCGCGGCTCTCGCTGCCTGGGGCGCAACTGATTAGCAACATCAGAGCCACAGCAAGAATGCCAAAGCGGGAAACGTCAGATAATGCTCTCATCGCATCACCTATCGGGGCGGATTCATCCAGATTAGATAGTCCGCACCCGTACTGCCTCTGCCCACAGCCAGGTATTTGCCCGTACTAGGCGAAGCGTTGGCCGAGTTTGATCGGGTCGTGGACGGTGATCCGCTTTTTGCTGATCGAGATGAGTTTCTTTTTGCGCAGGTCCCCCAGAAGCCGGGTGATCGTCACGCGCGTAGAACCGATCGCCTCGGCGATCGCCTGATGCGAGAGCCTGAGGTCGATGGTCACCCCGTCCTTGGTGGGCAGGCCAAAATCGCGGCAGAGAATCAACAAAAAGCTCTCCAGGCGCGAACCCATGTCGCGGTGGGCGAGCGTCTCGATCATCATCTCGGTCTGCAGGATGCGCGAGGCGAGCCCCTGGAACAACAGCCGCGAAATGTCCGGATCTTCTTGAATGATGCGCTCCATCTGCTCGACGCCCACCGCAATCAGATCCACCGGCGTAAAGGCGACGGCATGGTAAAAACGGTCGGAGCGATGGCCGGTGATGAGCGAGAGCACCCCGAAGACGCTATTTTCGCGCAGCAGGGCCACGGTAATTTCTTCGCCGTGCTCGTAGACTCGCGAGAGCTTGACCGCGCCGCGCTTGAGAAAATAAACGCGCACCGCCGGGTCACCCGGAAAAAAGATCGTCTTTCCCCGGTCATAGTGCTCGACCACCGGCGGAAACTGGCTGCCGCTCTCCGCCTGACGAAACAATGAAGCGAACGGATCGTCCCAACTCACCGGTGACTCCCCAGCACTAGCAAAAGTTCCTTAACAATTAAGCCGAGCCCTGCAATTTTTTTGTATTAGGGACTACTAATCTACTTTGGATTGATCGATTGTGAACTCTTTTTTTGCCGAAATTGTTCACTGCGTTCAAGATAGGAGCGAAGCCCGCGAGATTTGCCCATGTCCGACCCGAGTTTGCTGCCCAACGGCCGTGATTGCTGCTTCGGGTCGGACCCGAATTTGCTTGAAGCGGTGCGCAATTTACAGACCCTTGGCGATACCCAGCCGTTGCCGGTGTTCGACGCACTGGAGCGGGCGGGCCTGACTGCCCTGCAGCAGCAAAGTCAGGCGGCGACCGAAGCGCCTGTCCGTCAGGGAGAAGCTCAAGGGTAAAGCCCCCGGGGAATTCCCCGAGGGCTTTGGGATGATGACACTATATATGGCCGATTTAGTAGGCCAGACCCATGCTGCGGGTAGTCTCCGCTCCCAGATAGACGCGGATGCTCAGAAAGTCGGTGGGACAGGCGGTTTCGCACCGCTTGCACCCCACGCAATCTTCTGTCCGCGGCGAGGAAGCAATCGTACCCGCCTTGTTGCCGTCCCAGGGAACCATCTCCAGGACGTCGAGGGGGCAAGCACGGACGCACTGCGTGCAGCCGATGCAAGTGTCGTAGATTTTGACCGAGTGCGACATAAGACGCTCCAGAACAGCCTTGCGGCAGACACTTAGGAGGCAGTGTAGCCCCTCGCCGCCAATGTTGGCGGATTATTGCTCCACCCGCAAAAGATCTTAACGGTGGGTAGGATCAGGCCGTGGGCGTGCGCGTAGCGCCACCGCGACTTTTGAGCGGAAGCAGCGGTTTGCCGGTGACGCTCTGCCAGTAGACACTGC harbors:
- a CDS encoding adenylosuccinate synthase codes for the protein MANVIVVGAQWGDEGKGKITDLLSVSADVVVRYQGGINAGHTVCVGEQTFKLHLIPSGILYPETCCVIASGTVVDPKVLLEEIRHLEELGISTKNLFIAETAHVTMPYHRLIDIAEEERRGKNRIGTTGRGIGPTYADKSGRTGFRVLDLMQPEGFREKLEWIVPLKNVLLERLYNLPPLAVDQVAEQYLAYAEQLRPYVIDASLLIDQAVRTHRNILFEGAQGTLLDLDHGTYPYVTSSNPVAGGACVGAGVGPTIIDRVIGVAKAYTTRVGEGPFPTELRDEVGRHLGERGAEFGTTTGRPRRCGWFDAVIGRYAVRINGLDCLAITKLDVLDELESIKVCVAYHCPSKTVEEFPSDANLFGRCEPVYETLPGWKEPTGHCRTLEELPPKARDYLEFLAHQMKTPIALVSVGANREQTIIVEDPIHGPKRGLLGHNGD
- a CDS encoding shikimate dehydrogenase; its protein translation is MSDSPAIRGTTRLLGLLGYPVGHSLSPVMHNAALARLGLDLVYVPLPVAPADLPQAVAGLRRAGFVGFNVTIPHKQAIVPLLDTLTPEAKGAGAVNTVRVETDGSLTGTNTDIEGFMGPIETVPFQGAATILGCGGSALAVALGCAQLGFTRIHVVGRDPAKLAAFKSHLHPAATVEIDLWEQLESLLPGTGLLINTTPVGMIPATEASPLEDLGALPLKACVYDLIYRPRPTRLLQLAVARSLQTFDGLGMLVGQAEAAFYFWTGCKPPTQLMLQTACKALAHD
- a CDS encoding BON domain-containing protein, which produces MRALSDVSRFGILAVALMLLISCAPGSESRESAERSLEYAERSVEAAGQAIREQTREATESVDRNIDQTGRNLQRTAGDTAIVTKVKGILAADPLVQSFAIDVQSSEGVVTLRGEVKNDAQRRRALEDAQSVKGVVQVVDQLTLKN
- the gatC gene encoding Asp-tRNA(Asn)/Glu-tRNA(Gln) amidotransferase subunit GatC, with amino-acid sequence MIDREQVKKVAFLARLEISEQEQEMFTRQLGAILDYIAELQQVDTEGVPPTTRAIEVHNVVRPDALVVFEDREGILENAPERAEDFFKVPRIMED
- the ntcA gene encoding global nitrogen regulator NtcA, whose product is MSWDDPFASLFRQAESGSQFPPVVEHYDRGKTIFFPGDPAVRVYFLKRGAVKLSRVYEHGEEITVALLRENSVFGVLSLITGHRSDRFYHAVAFTPVDLIAVGVEQMERIIQEDPDISRLLFQGLASRILQTEMMIETLAHRDMGSRLESFLLILCRDFGLPTKDGVTIDLRLSHQAIAEAIGSTRVTITRLLGDLRKKKLISISKKRITVHDPIKLGQRFA
- a CDS encoding undecaprenyl-diphosphate phosphatase — its product is MQQQIGIFEAIVLGFVQGITEYFPISSTAHLRVVPALLGWADPGTAYSAVIQLGSLLAVLTYFYKDLVEILSGTVRALRTGDTQSREVRLFWGIILGTIPIVIAGLALKSTLEAPGSPLRALSVIAVASIVMAALLWLSESLGKRTRTMKGIRVIDGILIGCAQALALVPGVSRSGSTLTAALFLGFQRADGARFSFLLAIPAIFLSGLLELKVLVDEGFSGGIGPIVAGFVSSTVFSYLAIAWLLKFLQTRSTLVFVIYRFFFGALLLGLLAAGLLPDIEPVRQALNLP
- the psaC gene encoding photosystem I iron-sulfur center protein PsaC, which produces MSHSVKIYDTCIGCTQCVRACPLDVLEMVPWDGNKAGTIASSPRTEDCVGCKRCETACPTDFLSIRVYLGAETTRSMGLAY